From Candidatus Binataceae bacterium, one genomic window encodes:
- a CDS encoding MaoC family dehydratase N-terminal domain-containing protein: MADKSIVGRAGKPFKMPIEWSKVREFARAIKDPDLLYFDPDKGKKELGGIPLPVTFLQTSAFWTDADSGPGMGNFDLRRILHGEQEFEFFNPIFVGDTLTGVTKVADVYEKEGGRGGKMTFLVTETEYTNQKGEKVAVSRSTLVETGQAVKAN; the protein is encoded by the coding sequence ATGCCCATCGAGTGGAGCAAGGTGCGCGAATTCGCGCGGGCTATCAAAGATCCTGACCTTCTGTATTTCGATCCGGATAAAGGAAAGAAGGAGCTCGGCGGCATCCCGCTGCCGGTCACCTTTCTGCAGACCAGCGCATTCTGGACCGACGCCGATTCGGGCCCCGGCATGGGTAACTTCGACCTTCGGCGTATCCTGCACGGTGAGCAGGAGTTCGAGTTCTTCAACCCGATTTTTGTCGGCGATACCCTTACCGGCGTCACCAAGGTCGCCGATGTCTATGAGAAGGAAGGCGGACGCGGCGGCAAGATGACGTTCCTGGTTACCGAGACCGAATACACGAATCAGAAGGGCGAAAAGGTCGCGGTGTCGCGCTCGACTCTGGTCGAAACCGGGCAAGCGGTTAAAGCGAACTGA